A window of the Cynocephalus volans isolate mCynVol1 chromosome 10, mCynVol1.pri, whole genome shotgun sequence genome harbors these coding sequences:
- the LOC134387074 gene encoding mitochondrial adenyl nucleotide antiporter SLC25A23 isoform X1: MRGGPGDAERRQRWSRLFEELDSNKDGRVDVNELRQGLAKLGGGDPDRGAQQGISPEGDADLDGGLDLEEFSRYLQEREQRLLLMFHSLDRNQDGHIDVSEIQQSFRALGISISLEQAEKILHRTSPQPQALSLCPLHHPHPSMDRDGTMTIDWQEWRDHFLLHSLENVEDVLYFWKHSTVLDIGECLTVPDEFSKQEKLTGMWWKQLVAGAVAGAVSRTGTAPLDRLKVFMQVHTSKTNRLNILGGLQSMIREGGICSLWRGNGINVLKIAPESAIKFMAYEQIKRAICGQQETLHVQERFVAGSLAGATAQTIIYPMEVLKTRLTLRLTGQYQGLLDCARRILEQEGPRAFYRGYLPNVLGIIPYAGIDLAVYETLKNRWLQQYSHDSANPGILVLLACGTISSTCGQIASYPLALVRTRMQAQASIEGAPQLSMLGLFRHILSQEGVWGLYRGIAPNFMKVIPAVSISYVVYENMKQALGVTSRFQKLESPRSRCWLVWFLMRALFLGCLFAVSSHGEERERVLDTGEQIMVPVDVLEVDNDGALWKFLLSGAMAGAVSRTGTAPLDRAKVYMQVYSSKTNFMNLLGGLRSMVQEGGFRSLWRGNGINVLKIAPEYAIKFSVFEQCKNYFCGVHGSPPFQERLLAGSLAVATSQTLINPMEVLKTRLTLRRTGQYKGLLDCARQILEREGTRALYRGYLPNMLGIIPYACTDLAVYEMLRCLWLKSGRDLQDPSGLVSLSSVTLSTTCGQMASYPLTLVRTRMQAQDTVEGSNPTMCKVFRRILAEQGWPGLYRGITPTLLKVFPAGGISCVVYEAMKKTLGVQTAS, encoded by the exons ATGCGGGGGGGCCCGGGCGACGCGGAGCGGCGGCAACGCTGGAGTCGCCTCTTCGAGGAGCTGGACAGTAACAAGGATGGCCGAGTGGACGTGAACGAGTTGCGCCAGGGGCTGGCCAAGCTGGGCGGAGGCGACCCAGACCGCGGTGCCCAACAG GGCATCTCCCCTGAGGGTGACGCTGACCTGGATGGCGGGCTCGACCTGGAGGAGTTTAGCCGCTATCTGCAGGAGCGGGAACAACGTCTCTTGCTCATGTTCCACAGTCTTGACCGGAATCAGGATG GTCATATTGATGTCTCTGAGATCCAACAGAGTTTTCGAGCTCTGGGCATTTCCATCTCTCTGGAACAGGCAGAGAAAATTCTGCACAG AacctccccccagccccaggcactgAGCCTGTGccccctccaccacccccaccccagcatggACCGTGACGGCACAATGACCATCGACTGGCAGGAATGGCGTGACCACTTCCTGCTGCATTCTCTGGAAAACGTGGAAGATGTACTCTATTTCTGGAAGCATTCCACG GTCCTGGACATTGGCGAATGTCTGACTGTGCCAGATGAGTTCTCAAAGCAAGAGAAGCTGACAGGCATGTGGTGGAAGCAGCTGGTGGCTGGCGCAGTGGCGGGTGCCGTGTCGCGGACAGGCACGGCCCCTCTGGACCGCCTCAAGGTCTTCATGCAG GTTCATACCTCAAAGACCAACCGACTGAACATCTTGGGGGGCCTACAGAGCATGATCCGTGAGGGTGGTATCTGCTCCCTGTGGCGTGGCAACGGTATCAACGTGCTCAAGATTGCACCTGAGTCGGCTATCAAGTTCATGGCCTATGAACAG ATCAAGCGGGCCATCTGTGGACAACAGGAGACACTGCATGTGCAGGAGCGCTTTGTGGCTGGCTCCCTGGCTGGTGCCACAGCCCAAACCATCATTTACCCCATGGAG GTGCTGAAGACGCGACTGACCCTACGCCTGACTGGCCAGTATCAGGGGCTGCTGGACTGTGCAAGACGGATCCTGGAGCAGGAGGGGCCCCGCGCCTTCTACCGCGGCTACCTGCCCAATGTGCTGGGCATCATCCCCTACGCGGGCATCGACCTGGCTGTCTATGAG ACCCTGAAGAACCGTTGGCTCCAGCAATATAGCCATGACTCAGCAAACCCGGGCATCCTCGTGCTCCTGGCCTGCGGTACCATCTCCAGCACCTGCGGCCAGATAGCCAGTTACCCCCTGGCCCTGGTCCGGACCCGCATGCAGGCCCAAG CCTCCATCGAGGGTGCCCCCCAGCTCTCCATGCTGGGTCTGTTCCGTCACATCCTGTCCCAGGAGGGCGTGTGGGGCCTCTACAGGGGCATTGCCCCCAACTTCATGAAGGTTATTCCAGCTGTGAGCATCTCCTATGTGGTCTACGAGAACATGAAGCAGGCCCTGGGGGTCACATCCAG gttccagaagctggaaagtccaaggtcaagatgCTGGCTAGTTTGGTTCctgatgagggctctcttcctggggtgcctttttgctgtgtcctcacatggtgaagaaagagaaaga GTGCTGGACACGGGAGAACAGATCATGGTGCCCGTGGATGTCCTGGAGGTAGACAATGACGGTGCCTTGTGGAAGTTCCTGCTCTCAGGAGCCATGGCTGGGGCAGTGTCTCGCACAGGCACGGCCCCTCTGGACCGCGCTAAGGTGTACATGCAG GTCTACTCTTCCAAGACTAACTTCATGAACCTGCTGGGGGGGCTACGGAGTATGGTCCAGGAGGGGGGCTTCCGCTCCCTGTGGCGGGGCAATGGTATCAATGTGCTCAAGATTGCTCCTGAGTACGCCATCAAGTTCTCTGTCTTTGAACAG TGTAAGAATTACTTTTGTGGAGTCCACGGGTCCCCACCCTTTCAGGAACGTCTCCTCGCTGGCTCTCTAGCTGTGGCCACTTCCCAGACACTCATCAATCCCATGGAG GTGCTGAAGACACGGCTGACCCTGCGCCGGACGGGACAGTACAAGGGGCTGCTGGATTGCGCCAGGCAGATCTTGGAGCGGGAGGGTACCCGCGCCCTTTACCGTGGCTACCTGCCCAACATGCTTGGCATCATCCCTTATGCCTGCACTGACCTGGCCGTCTATGAG ATGCTCCGGTGCCTATGGCTGAAGTCAGGCAGGGACCTGCAAGACCCCAGTGGCTTAGTCAGCCTGTCGTCGGTAACGCTGTCCACCACCTGTGGCCAGATGGCCAGTTACCCACTGACTCTGGTGCGCACCAGGATGCAGGCCCAAG ACACCGTGGAGGGCTCGAACCCCACCATGTGCAAAGTCTTTCGGCGGATCCTGGCAGAGCAGGGCTGGCCAGGGCTGTACCGAGGAATAACCCCCACATTGCTGAAGGTGTTTCCAGCAGGTGGCATCAGCTGTGTGGTGTACGAGGCCATGAAGAAAACCCTGGGTGTACAGACTGCAAGCTAG
- the LOC134387074 gene encoding mitochondrial carrier protein SCaMC-3L isoform X8 produces the protein MGIHPEETQKPCSRIQTLFKKVKTLLTKAPPPPPPPPPPPPPPPSRNLGCTHVYGYVFGHMHESNLEHLPSQQVLDTGEQIMVPVDVLEVDNDGALWKFLLSGAMAGAVSRTGTAPLDRAKVYMQVYSSKTNFMNLLGGLRSMVQEGGFRSLWRGNGINVLKIAPEYAIKFSVFEQCKNYFCGVHGSPPFQERLLAGSLAVATSQTLINPMEVLKTRLTLRRTGQYKGLLDCARQILEREGTRALYRGYLPNMLGIIPYACTDLAVYEMLRCLWLKSGRDLQDPSGLVSLSSVTLSTTCGQMASYPLTLVRTRMQAQDTVEGSNPTMCKVFRRILAEQGWPGLYRGITPTLLKVFPAGGISCVVYEAMKKTLGVQTAS, from the exons ATGGGAATTCATCCTGAGGAAACTCAGAAGCCTTGCTCCAGGATCCAGACCCTGTTTAAGAAGGTCAAGACCTTACTCACCaaagccccacctccacctccacctccacctccgcccccacccccacccccctcccgGAACCTGGGATGTACACATGTGTATGGATATGTGTTTGGGCACATGCATGAAAGCAACCTGGAACATCTTCCATCACAACAG GTGCTGGACACGGGAGAACAGATCATGGTGCCCGTGGATGTCCTGGAGGTAGACAATGACGGTGCCTTGTGGAAGTTCCTGCTCTCAGGAGCCATGGCTGGGGCAGTGTCTCGCACAGGCACGGCCCCTCTGGACCGCGCTAAGGTGTACATGCAG GTCTACTCTTCCAAGACTAACTTCATGAACCTGCTGGGGGGGCTACGGAGTATGGTCCAGGAGGGGGGCTTCCGCTCCCTGTGGCGGGGCAATGGTATCAATGTGCTCAAGATTGCTCCTGAGTACGCCATCAAGTTCTCTGTCTTTGAACAG TGTAAGAATTACTTTTGTGGAGTCCACGGGTCCCCACCCTTTCAGGAACGTCTCCTCGCTGGCTCTCTAGCTGTGGCCACTTCCCAGACACTCATCAATCCCATGGAG GTGCTGAAGACACGGCTGACCCTGCGCCGGACGGGACAGTACAAGGGGCTGCTGGATTGCGCCAGGCAGATCTTGGAGCGGGAGGGTACCCGCGCCCTTTACCGTGGCTACCTGCCCAACATGCTTGGCATCATCCCTTATGCCTGCACTGACCTGGCCGTCTATGAG ATGCTCCGGTGCCTATGGCTGAAGTCAGGCAGGGACCTGCAAGACCCCAGTGGCTTAGTCAGCCTGTCGTCGGTAACGCTGTCCACCACCTGTGGCCAGATGGCCAGTTACCCACTGACTCTGGTGCGCACCAGGATGCAGGCCCAAG ACACCGTGGAGGGCTCGAACCCCACCATGTGCAAAGTCTTTCGGCGGATCCTGGCAGAGCAGGGCTGGCCAGGGCTGTACCGAGGAATAACCCCCACATTGCTGAAGGTGTTTCCAGCAGGTGGCATCAGCTGTGTGGTGTACGAGGCCATGAAGAAAACCCTGGGTGTACAGACTGCAAGCTAG
- the LOC134387074 gene encoding mitochondrial adenyl nucleotide antiporter SLC25A23 isoform X4, with amino-acid sequence MRGGPGDAERRQRWSRLFEELDSNKDGRVDVNELRQGLAKLGGGDPDRGAQQGISPEGDADLDGGLDLEEFSRYLQEREQRLLLMFHSLDRNQDGHIDVSEIQQSFRALGISISLEQAEKILHRTSPQPQALSLCPLHHPHPSMDRDGTMTIDWQEWRDHFLLHSLENVEDVLYFWKHSTVLDIGECLTVPDEFSKQEKLTGMWWKQLVAGAVAGAVSRTGTAPLDRLKVFMQVHTSKTNRLNILGGLQSMIREGGICSLWRGNGINVLKIAPESAIKFMAYEQIKRAICGQQETLHVQERFVAGSLAGATAQTIIYPMEVLKTRLTLRLTGQYQGLLDCARRILEQEGPRAFYRGYLPNVLGIIPYAGIDLAVYETLKNRWLQQYSHDSANPGILVLLACGTISSTCGQIASYPLALVRTRMQAQASIEGAPQLSMLGLFRHILSQEGVWGLYRGIAPNFMKVIPAVSISYVVYENMKQALGVTSRLQRVGSQEQIYTDQPPLNPSIQLYKNKQRS; translated from the exons ATGCGGGGGGGCCCGGGCGACGCGGAGCGGCGGCAACGCTGGAGTCGCCTCTTCGAGGAGCTGGACAGTAACAAGGATGGCCGAGTGGACGTGAACGAGTTGCGCCAGGGGCTGGCCAAGCTGGGCGGAGGCGACCCAGACCGCGGTGCCCAACAG GGCATCTCCCCTGAGGGTGACGCTGACCTGGATGGCGGGCTCGACCTGGAGGAGTTTAGCCGCTATCTGCAGGAGCGGGAACAACGTCTCTTGCTCATGTTCCACAGTCTTGACCGGAATCAGGATG GTCATATTGATGTCTCTGAGATCCAACAGAGTTTTCGAGCTCTGGGCATTTCCATCTCTCTGGAACAGGCAGAGAAAATTCTGCACAG AacctccccccagccccaggcactgAGCCTGTGccccctccaccacccccaccccagcatggACCGTGACGGCACAATGACCATCGACTGGCAGGAATGGCGTGACCACTTCCTGCTGCATTCTCTGGAAAACGTGGAAGATGTACTCTATTTCTGGAAGCATTCCACG GTCCTGGACATTGGCGAATGTCTGACTGTGCCAGATGAGTTCTCAAAGCAAGAGAAGCTGACAGGCATGTGGTGGAAGCAGCTGGTGGCTGGCGCAGTGGCGGGTGCCGTGTCGCGGACAGGCACGGCCCCTCTGGACCGCCTCAAGGTCTTCATGCAG GTTCATACCTCAAAGACCAACCGACTGAACATCTTGGGGGGCCTACAGAGCATGATCCGTGAGGGTGGTATCTGCTCCCTGTGGCGTGGCAACGGTATCAACGTGCTCAAGATTGCACCTGAGTCGGCTATCAAGTTCATGGCCTATGAACAG ATCAAGCGGGCCATCTGTGGACAACAGGAGACACTGCATGTGCAGGAGCGCTTTGTGGCTGGCTCCCTGGCTGGTGCCACAGCCCAAACCATCATTTACCCCATGGAG GTGCTGAAGACGCGACTGACCCTACGCCTGACTGGCCAGTATCAGGGGCTGCTGGACTGTGCAAGACGGATCCTGGAGCAGGAGGGGCCCCGCGCCTTCTACCGCGGCTACCTGCCCAATGTGCTGGGCATCATCCCCTACGCGGGCATCGACCTGGCTGTCTATGAG ACCCTGAAGAACCGTTGGCTCCAGCAATATAGCCATGACTCAGCAAACCCGGGCATCCTCGTGCTCCTGGCCTGCGGTACCATCTCCAGCACCTGCGGCCAGATAGCCAGTTACCCCCTGGCCCTGGTCCGGACCCGCATGCAGGCCCAAG CCTCCATCGAGGGTGCCCCCCAGCTCTCCATGCTGGGTCTGTTCCGTCACATCCTGTCCCAGGAGGGCGTGTGGGGCCTCTACAGGGGCATTGCCCCCAACTTCATGAAGGTTATTCCAGCTGTGAGCATCTCCTATGTGGTCTACGAGAACATGAAGCAGGCCCTGGGGGTCACATCCAG GCTCCAAAGAGTTGGAAGCCAAGAGCAAATCTACACGGACCAACCTCCCCTAAACCCAAGCATCcaattatacaaaaataaacaaagaagctAA
- the LOC134387074 gene encoding mitochondrial adenyl nucleotide antiporter SLC25A23 isoform X2, giving the protein MRGGPGDAERRQRWSRLFEELDSNKDGRVDVNELRQGLAKLGGGDPDRGAQQGISPEGDADLDGGLDLEEFSRYLQEREQRLLLMFHSLDRNQDGHIDVSEIQQSFRALGISISLEQAEKILHRTSPQPQALSLCPLHHPHPSMDRDGTMTIDWQEWRDHFLLHSLENVEDVLYFWKHSTVLDIGECLTVPDEFSKQEKLTGMWWKQLVAGAVAGAVSRTGTAPLDRLKVFMQVHTSKTNRLNILGGLQSMIREGGICSLWRGNGINVLKIAPESAIKFMAYEQIKRAICGQQETLHVQERFVAGSLAGATAQTIIYPMEVLKTRLTLRLTGQYQGLLDCARRILEQEGPRAFYRGYLPNVLGIIPYAGIDLAVYETLKNRWLQQYSHDSANPGILVLLACGTISSTCGQIASYPLALVRTRMQAQASIEGAPQLSMLGLFRHILSQEGVWGLYRGIAPNFMKVIPAVSISYVVYENMKQALGVTSSEWILVPPPQEHVSPYLNTQTSAPSGVRPGVLVQHWIVDPQPHWQIPDPHASSPGSPRSATGFWMSRNLSHRILTMHCLDPGGPTTGSQIPSHQPLDS; this is encoded by the exons ATGCGGGGGGGCCCGGGCGACGCGGAGCGGCGGCAACGCTGGAGTCGCCTCTTCGAGGAGCTGGACAGTAACAAGGATGGCCGAGTGGACGTGAACGAGTTGCGCCAGGGGCTGGCCAAGCTGGGCGGAGGCGACCCAGACCGCGGTGCCCAACAG GGCATCTCCCCTGAGGGTGACGCTGACCTGGATGGCGGGCTCGACCTGGAGGAGTTTAGCCGCTATCTGCAGGAGCGGGAACAACGTCTCTTGCTCATGTTCCACAGTCTTGACCGGAATCAGGATG GTCATATTGATGTCTCTGAGATCCAACAGAGTTTTCGAGCTCTGGGCATTTCCATCTCTCTGGAACAGGCAGAGAAAATTCTGCACAG AacctccccccagccccaggcactgAGCCTGTGccccctccaccacccccaccccagcatggACCGTGACGGCACAATGACCATCGACTGGCAGGAATGGCGTGACCACTTCCTGCTGCATTCTCTGGAAAACGTGGAAGATGTACTCTATTTCTGGAAGCATTCCACG GTCCTGGACATTGGCGAATGTCTGACTGTGCCAGATGAGTTCTCAAAGCAAGAGAAGCTGACAGGCATGTGGTGGAAGCAGCTGGTGGCTGGCGCAGTGGCGGGTGCCGTGTCGCGGACAGGCACGGCCCCTCTGGACCGCCTCAAGGTCTTCATGCAG GTTCATACCTCAAAGACCAACCGACTGAACATCTTGGGGGGCCTACAGAGCATGATCCGTGAGGGTGGTATCTGCTCCCTGTGGCGTGGCAACGGTATCAACGTGCTCAAGATTGCACCTGAGTCGGCTATCAAGTTCATGGCCTATGAACAG ATCAAGCGGGCCATCTGTGGACAACAGGAGACACTGCATGTGCAGGAGCGCTTTGTGGCTGGCTCCCTGGCTGGTGCCACAGCCCAAACCATCATTTACCCCATGGAG GTGCTGAAGACGCGACTGACCCTACGCCTGACTGGCCAGTATCAGGGGCTGCTGGACTGTGCAAGACGGATCCTGGAGCAGGAGGGGCCCCGCGCCTTCTACCGCGGCTACCTGCCCAATGTGCTGGGCATCATCCCCTACGCGGGCATCGACCTGGCTGTCTATGAG ACCCTGAAGAACCGTTGGCTCCAGCAATATAGCCATGACTCAGCAAACCCGGGCATCCTCGTGCTCCTGGCCTGCGGTACCATCTCCAGCACCTGCGGCCAGATAGCCAGTTACCCCCTGGCCCTGGTCCGGACCCGCATGCAGGCCCAAG CCTCCATCGAGGGTGCCCCCCAGCTCTCCATGCTGGGTCTGTTCCGTCACATCCTGTCCCAGGAGGGCGTGTGGGGCCTCTACAGGGGCATTGCCCCCAACTTCATGAAGGTTATTCCAGCTGTGAGCATCTCCTATGTGGTCTACGAGAACATGAAGCAGGCCCTGGGGGTCACATCCAG TGAATGGATCCTGGTACCCCCACCACAGGAGCACGTATCCCCATACCTCAACACCCAGACCTCAGCTCCCTCAGGCGTCAGACCCGGTGTCCTTGTGCAGCACTGGATTGTAGATCCCCAACCCCACTGGCAGATCCCAGATCCCCATGCCTCAAGCCCTGGATCTCCAAGGTCAGCCACTGGATTCTGGATGTCAAGAAACCTCAGCCATCGGATCCTGACAATGCATTGCCTAGATCCTGGGGGCCCCACCACTGGATCTCAGATCCCCTCACACCAACCACTGGATTCCTGA
- the LOC134387074 gene encoding mitochondrial adenyl nucleotide antiporter SLC25A23 isoform X5, with the protein MRGGPGDAERRQRWSRLFEELDSNKDGRVDVNELRQGLAKLGGGDPDRGAQQGISPEGDADLDGGLDLEEFSRYLQEREQRLLLMFHSLDRNQDGHIDVSEIQQSFRALGISISLEQAEKILHRTSPQPQALSLCPLHHPHPSMDRDGTMTIDWQEWRDHFLLHSLENVEDVLYFWKHSTVLDIGECLTVPDEFSKQEKLTGMWWKQLVAGAVAGAVSRTGTAPLDRLKVFMQVHTSKTNRLNILGGLQSMIREGGICSLWRGNGINVLKIAPESAIKFMAYEQIKRAICGQQETLHVQERFVAGSLAGATAQTIIYPMEVLKTRLTLRLTGQYQGLLDCARRILEQEGPRAFYRGYLPNVLGIIPYAGIDLAVYETLKNRWLQQYSHDSANPGILVLLACGTISSTCGQIASYPLALVRTRMQAQASIEGAPQLSMLGLFRHILSQEGVWGLYRGIAPNFMKVIPAVSISYVVYENMKQALGVTSRSQIPMPQALDLQGQPLDSGCQETSAIGS; encoded by the exons ATGCGGGGGGGCCCGGGCGACGCGGAGCGGCGGCAACGCTGGAGTCGCCTCTTCGAGGAGCTGGACAGTAACAAGGATGGCCGAGTGGACGTGAACGAGTTGCGCCAGGGGCTGGCCAAGCTGGGCGGAGGCGACCCAGACCGCGGTGCCCAACAG GGCATCTCCCCTGAGGGTGACGCTGACCTGGATGGCGGGCTCGACCTGGAGGAGTTTAGCCGCTATCTGCAGGAGCGGGAACAACGTCTCTTGCTCATGTTCCACAGTCTTGACCGGAATCAGGATG GTCATATTGATGTCTCTGAGATCCAACAGAGTTTTCGAGCTCTGGGCATTTCCATCTCTCTGGAACAGGCAGAGAAAATTCTGCACAG AacctccccccagccccaggcactgAGCCTGTGccccctccaccacccccaccccagcatggACCGTGACGGCACAATGACCATCGACTGGCAGGAATGGCGTGACCACTTCCTGCTGCATTCTCTGGAAAACGTGGAAGATGTACTCTATTTCTGGAAGCATTCCACG GTCCTGGACATTGGCGAATGTCTGACTGTGCCAGATGAGTTCTCAAAGCAAGAGAAGCTGACAGGCATGTGGTGGAAGCAGCTGGTGGCTGGCGCAGTGGCGGGTGCCGTGTCGCGGACAGGCACGGCCCCTCTGGACCGCCTCAAGGTCTTCATGCAG GTTCATACCTCAAAGACCAACCGACTGAACATCTTGGGGGGCCTACAGAGCATGATCCGTGAGGGTGGTATCTGCTCCCTGTGGCGTGGCAACGGTATCAACGTGCTCAAGATTGCACCTGAGTCGGCTATCAAGTTCATGGCCTATGAACAG ATCAAGCGGGCCATCTGTGGACAACAGGAGACACTGCATGTGCAGGAGCGCTTTGTGGCTGGCTCCCTGGCTGGTGCCACAGCCCAAACCATCATTTACCCCATGGAG GTGCTGAAGACGCGACTGACCCTACGCCTGACTGGCCAGTATCAGGGGCTGCTGGACTGTGCAAGACGGATCCTGGAGCAGGAGGGGCCCCGCGCCTTCTACCGCGGCTACCTGCCCAATGTGCTGGGCATCATCCCCTACGCGGGCATCGACCTGGCTGTCTATGAG ACCCTGAAGAACCGTTGGCTCCAGCAATATAGCCATGACTCAGCAAACCCGGGCATCCTCGTGCTCCTGGCCTGCGGTACCATCTCCAGCACCTGCGGCCAGATAGCCAGTTACCCCCTGGCCCTGGTCCGGACCCGCATGCAGGCCCAAG CCTCCATCGAGGGTGCCCCCCAGCTCTCCATGCTGGGTCTGTTCCGTCACATCCTGTCCCAGGAGGGCGTGTGGGGCCTCTACAGGGGCATTGCCCCCAACTTCATGAAGGTTATTCCAGCTGTGAGCATCTCCTATGTGGTCTACGAGAACATGAAGCAGGCCCTGGGGGTCACATCCAG ATCCCAGATCCCCATGCCTCAAGCCCTGGATCTCCAAGGTCAGCCACTGGATTCTGGATGTCAAGAAACCTCAGCCATCGGATCCTGA
- the LOC134387074 gene encoding mitochondrial adenyl nucleotide antiporter SLC25A23 isoform X3, which translates to MRGGPGDAERRQRWSRLFEELDSNKDGRVDVNELRQGLAKLGGGDPDRGAQQGISPEGDADLDGGLDLEEFSRYLQEREQRLLLMFHSLDRNQDGHIDVSEIQQSFRALGISISLEQAEKILHRTSPQPQALSLCPLHHPHPSMDRDGTMTIDWQEWRDHFLLHSLENVEDVLYFWKHSTVLDIGECLTVPDEFSKQEKLTGMWWKQLVAGAVAGAVSRTGTAPLDRLKVFMQVHTSKTNRLNILGGLQSMIREGGICSLWRGNGINVLKIAPESAIKFMAYEQIKRAICGQQETLHVQERFVAGSLAGATAQTIIYPMEVLKTRLTLRLTGQYQGLLDCARRILEQEGPRAFYRGYLPNVLGIIPYAGIDLAVYETLKNRWLQQYSHDSANPGILVLLACGTISSTCGQIASYPLALVRTRMQAQASIEGAPQLSMLGLFRHILSQEGVWGLYRGIAPNFMKVIPAVSISYVVYENMKQALGVTSRWIPLFPAPPLCLGTPRLNHWIPYNLVNGSWYPHHRSTYPHTSTPRPQLPQASDPVSLCSTGL; encoded by the exons ATGCGGGGGGGCCCGGGCGACGCGGAGCGGCGGCAACGCTGGAGTCGCCTCTTCGAGGAGCTGGACAGTAACAAGGATGGCCGAGTGGACGTGAACGAGTTGCGCCAGGGGCTGGCCAAGCTGGGCGGAGGCGACCCAGACCGCGGTGCCCAACAG GGCATCTCCCCTGAGGGTGACGCTGACCTGGATGGCGGGCTCGACCTGGAGGAGTTTAGCCGCTATCTGCAGGAGCGGGAACAACGTCTCTTGCTCATGTTCCACAGTCTTGACCGGAATCAGGATG GTCATATTGATGTCTCTGAGATCCAACAGAGTTTTCGAGCTCTGGGCATTTCCATCTCTCTGGAACAGGCAGAGAAAATTCTGCACAG AacctccccccagccccaggcactgAGCCTGTGccccctccaccacccccaccccagcatggACCGTGACGGCACAATGACCATCGACTGGCAGGAATGGCGTGACCACTTCCTGCTGCATTCTCTGGAAAACGTGGAAGATGTACTCTATTTCTGGAAGCATTCCACG GTCCTGGACATTGGCGAATGTCTGACTGTGCCAGATGAGTTCTCAAAGCAAGAGAAGCTGACAGGCATGTGGTGGAAGCAGCTGGTGGCTGGCGCAGTGGCGGGTGCCGTGTCGCGGACAGGCACGGCCCCTCTGGACCGCCTCAAGGTCTTCATGCAG GTTCATACCTCAAAGACCAACCGACTGAACATCTTGGGGGGCCTACAGAGCATGATCCGTGAGGGTGGTATCTGCTCCCTGTGGCGTGGCAACGGTATCAACGTGCTCAAGATTGCACCTGAGTCGGCTATCAAGTTCATGGCCTATGAACAG ATCAAGCGGGCCATCTGTGGACAACAGGAGACACTGCATGTGCAGGAGCGCTTTGTGGCTGGCTCCCTGGCTGGTGCCACAGCCCAAACCATCATTTACCCCATGGAG GTGCTGAAGACGCGACTGACCCTACGCCTGACTGGCCAGTATCAGGGGCTGCTGGACTGTGCAAGACGGATCCTGGAGCAGGAGGGGCCCCGCGCCTTCTACCGCGGCTACCTGCCCAATGTGCTGGGCATCATCCCCTACGCGGGCATCGACCTGGCTGTCTATGAG ACCCTGAAGAACCGTTGGCTCCAGCAATATAGCCATGACTCAGCAAACCCGGGCATCCTCGTGCTCCTGGCCTGCGGTACCATCTCCAGCACCTGCGGCCAGATAGCCAGTTACCCCCTGGCCCTGGTCCGGACCCGCATGCAGGCCCAAG CCTCCATCGAGGGTGCCCCCCAGCTCTCCATGCTGGGTCTGTTCCGTCACATCCTGTCCCAGGAGGGCGTGTGGGGCCTCTACAGGGGCATTGCCCCCAACTTCATGAAGGTTATTCCAGCTGTGAGCATCTCCTATGTGGTCTACGAGAACATGAAGCAGGCCCTGGGGGTCACATCCAG GTGGATCCCACTTTTTCCTGCCCCACCACTGTGTCTTGGAACTCCACGTCTTAACCACTGGATCCCTTACAACTTAGTGAATGGATCCTGGTACCCCCACCACAGGAGCACGTATCCCCATACCTCAACACCCAGACCTCAGCTCCCTCAGGCGTCAGACCCGGTGTCCTTGTGCAGCACTGGATTGTAG